The following proteins are co-located in the Coleofasciculus sp. FACHB-1120 genome:
- the cas6 gene encoding CRISPR-associated endoribonuclease Cas6 — protein MPHSLVLNLLPQAPIPAQFLTGRHLHALFLTLVSSVDQELGNSLHQSGADKAFTLSPLQSSRQIKRVGLQDSTLQWEHKMAIPEGTTCWWRISLLDDTLFSKLTQLWLNLNPQHPWHLGSADLHITSILGTPQSTQPWANASSYAQLYEQASDSDRIITFSFATPTAFRQGQYDTALPTRESVFNSLLNRWNKYSGIELSHFSIESIFPSFFNIHTEIVADSRSKFIGLTGEISYRILGDVSPEVIKNINTLADFALYSGVGRKTPMGMGMMRRRLHISTPSKNYNYAL, from the coding sequence ATGCCCCACAGTTTAGTTTTAAATCTACTTCCCCAGGCACCAATTCCGGCCCAATTTTTGACAGGAAGGCATTTACACGCTCTGTTTCTCACACTTGTCAGTTCTGTAGACCAGGAATTAGGAAACTCTCTCCATCAATCCGGTGCTGACAAAGCCTTCACTCTTAGTCCCTTGCAAAGTAGCCGACAAATTAAACGGGTTGGACTGCAAGACTCTACTTTGCAATGGGAACACAAAATGGCAATCCCAGAGGGTACGACTTGTTGGTGGCGCATCTCCCTACTGGACGACACTTTATTTAGCAAACTTACCCAGTTGTGGCTGAATCTTAATCCTCAGCATCCTTGGCATCTGGGTTCAGCGGATTTACATATCACCAGCATTCTCGGCACTCCCCAATCTACTCAGCCTTGGGCAAATGCTAGCAGCTACGCTCAATTATACGAACAGGCATCGGATAGCGATCGCATAATTACCTTCAGCTTTGCCACCCCCACCGCTTTCCGCCAAGGACAGTACGATACCGCCCTCCCTACCAGAGAGAGTGTGTTTAATAGCCTCCTGAATCGGTGGAACAAATACAGCGGCATTGAGTTGTCCCACTTTTCAATAGAATCAATCTTTCCCAGTTTTTTCAACATCCACACCGAAATTGTGGCGGACTCTCGCAGTAAATTTATTGGGTTGACGGGAGAAATCAGCTATCGCATTCTGGGGGATGTTTCACCCGAAGTAATCAAGAACATCAACACCTTGGCTGATTTCGCTCTCTACAGCGGTGTGGGACGTAAGACACCAATGGGTATGGGTATGATGCGGCGACGACTGCATATTTCAACCCCTAGCAAGAATTATAATTACGCCCTATAA
- the cas5d gene encoding type I-D CRISPR-associated protein Cas5/Csc1: MAIIQRCQIELHDSLYFATREIGRLYETEAVIHNYALCYALGLVDSEVYSTTVSKEHSYRYFCPEQVPKYEEHLTPLNQQGIYVTPARSLSHSSTLNTWKYANNNYHVEMEKTQKNIPSFGRAKEIAPESKFEFFMISKKTLKLAKWIRLGKWMSKAEVKIVETQEVNSSSAEKEFIFPYLLNPLDVMFSHRVISYDVVNMPPVSLIQNIRIRGQYYKFGQLEIPACMQYRFRS, encoded by the coding sequence ATGGCAATTATTCAACGTTGTCAAATTGAATTACACGATAGCCTTTACTTTGCAACTCGCGAAATTGGGCGACTTTATGAAACAGAGGCAGTAATTCACAATTACGCGCTTTGTTATGCGCTGGGGTTGGTGGATAGTGAAGTCTACTCCACCACAGTTTCTAAAGAACATTCCTATCGCTACTTTTGTCCAGAACAAGTGCCGAAATATGAGGAGCATTTAACGCCGCTCAATCAACAGGGAATTTATGTAACGCCAGCGCGATCGCTATCTCATTCTTCTACTCTCAACACTTGGAAGTACGCGAATAACAACTACCATGTTGAGATGGAAAAAACTCAGAAGAATATTCCCAGTTTTGGCAGAGCAAAAGAAATTGCGCCAGAAAGTAAATTTGAGTTTTTCATGATTTCCAAAAAAACACTTAAACTGGCGAAATGGATTCGCCTGGGTAAGTGGATGAGTAAGGCGGAAGTGAAAATTGTAGAAACTCAGGAGGTAAATAGCTCATCCGCAGAAAAAGAATTCATCTTCCCCTATCTCCTCAATCCTTTAGATGTGATGTTTTCCCATCGAGTAATTAGCTACGACGTAGTTAATATGCCCCCAGTTAGCCTAATTCAAAATATCAGAATTCGGGGGCAATACTACAAATTTGGTCAGCTAGAAATTCCAGCCTGTATGCAGTATCGCTTCAGGAGTTGA
- the cas7d gene encoding type I-D CRISPR-associated protein Cas7/Csc2 yields the protein MFFLKTVDSKFFHTEIPYKPMGKYAHFLTVRITESYPLFQTDGELNKARVRAGIKAENQAPISRLTMFKRKQSTPERLVGRELLRNYGLMTAEDCEYNVKFAMDNPDCIIYGFAIGDSGSEKSKVVVDTAFSITAFDESHETFTLNAPFENGTMASKGEAGSKPGEVTSRINQQDHIKPQVFFPSIVTLKDPTEAGFLYVLNNILRTRHYGAQTTRTGRVRNQLIGVVFADGEIISNLLWTQAIYDKLQADNKINSRDPLNEDDVIAAAKSAIETLISEEFIVHTDFIGNQFTALLNEVKALTGSEEGMKQILQKADDEAKVYAKKHIKQKPEGDKAKAGKAAKAG from the coding sequence ATGTTTTTTCTAAAAACCGTTGATTCTAAGTTCTTCCACACTGAAATTCCCTACAAACCAATGGGAAAATATGCTCATTTCCTAACTGTACGTATCACTGAATCTTATCCTCTATTTCAAACTGATGGAGAATTGAACAAGGCACGAGTGAGGGCGGGAATTAAAGCAGAAAACCAAGCACCCATCAGTCGCCTCACAATGTTTAAGCGTAAGCAATCTACGCCAGAACGTTTAGTGGGACGAGAGTTATTACGAAACTATGGATTGATGACAGCTGAGGATTGCGAATATAACGTTAAGTTTGCGATGGATAATCCTGATTGTATTATTTACGGATTTGCAATCGGTGACTCTGGTTCTGAAAAGTCAAAAGTAGTAGTTGATACAGCATTTTCAATAACCGCTTTTGATGAATCTCACGAAACTTTTACCCTGAATGCTCCTTTTGAGAACGGTACGATGGCTTCTAAGGGCGAAGCTGGTTCTAAACCAGGAGAGGTGACTAGCCGCATCAATCAACAAGATCACATCAAGCCCCAGGTTTTCTTCCCCAGTATTGTGACTTTAAAAGACCCAACTGAAGCTGGTTTCTTGTACGTTCTCAACAACATTCTGAGAACTCGACACTATGGCGCTCAAACTACCCGTACAGGTAGAGTTCGCAATCAATTAATCGGTGTGGTATTTGCGGATGGCGAAATTATCAGTAACTTGCTGTGGACTCAAGCAATTTACGACAAACTGCAAGCCGATAATAAAATTAACTCCCGCGATCCACTGAATGAAGATGATGTGATTGCTGCTGCTAAAAGTGCAATTGAAACGTTAATTTCTGAGGAGTTTATTGTGCATACTGATTTTATTGGCAATCAGTTTACTGCTCTCTTAAATGAGGTGAAAGCTCTAACAGGGAGCGAAGAGGGCATGAAGCAGATTTTGCAGAAAGCTGATGATGAAGCTAAAGTTTACGCTAAGAAGCATATTAAGCAGAAGCCTGAAGGTGATAAAGCCAAGGCAGGGAAAGCTGCTAAGGCGGGGTAA